DNA from Brassica napus cultivar Da-Ae chromosome C4, Da-Ae, whole genome shotgun sequence:
GATAGCAACTCACAACATCAACACTCTTGCAAATTTGGTGAATGCAACAGCATTGAACATTTTCATATGAAACTTAGAGGATATGGTCTCcattttctctcttcctctagGATTTCTCTGATAGGAAAGTAAGCTGCTTTCTTGCAGAGCTCAAAGATGTACGATCCGGTGTAGCCTTCGCACAGACGAGCTAAGTGATCGTAGTCAATATCGGGCTCCACCCTCTCTCCTTTCAGCGTCACTTTCAATATCTCAGCTCTCTCCTTACGTTCAGGAATTCCAATCTCAAAGGCTTGAGGAAGACGCCTCATTATTGCTTCATCAAGCTCTGATGGTCTGTTTGTTGCAGCAAGTACCATCACCCTCACATTCGCTACAAAGCAACCATTATACTCATTTAAAAACTACTGTATCCAAGTAGAACGTGCTCTAGACTGCACTAGAGTGGGCTGAAAGGTGAAGGATTCAACTTACGATCAGTAGAAAATCTATCCCATAAAGCCATAAACTCAGTCTTCATGATCTATTGAACGGGGCTGGTGATATAGGATAATATAAGCAACAGTTTAATGTTCATGTATTTCAACAACAATCTTACAGAGAATATAGGATAATACAAGCAACACTTCTCGAGCTCACACATcttaaaattacttaaacccagatttataaagggttataattttttgaaaactcaaTATTCACTATCGATACTCTTTCTCTTAAATCTAACTAGGGAAATGAAATTTTCTGAACCAACCATCTTTCattttttgataataaaaagaagaaaataaaaaataacttggaacaaacaaaaaatacccAAATTGGAAGCATACTTGTTGAGAATTTGGAAGAGGAGCAGACATTTTGAATCGTGTAGTGTGATTGCTCTTGTCGCCTGAGAGAGATGATCTCGAACTCGTCATCACCGGATGATCTTTCCAGAGAGACATCGTGACACATGAGAGAGAAGAACTTATTTCGTTGCCGTCTCAAGCACCGCCATCGCGAGAATTTTGGAGCTTTTGAATATCGGCTCTCTGAAATTCTTCTGTTGCCGGCTGCTTGAGAGAGATGACGGATCTCGTTTGAGAGAGGCGATGGATTTCGACGGATGAGAGAGATGATGGATCTCGAcggggagagagagaagaagttgTGTTGAAATTAGGTGATGGTAGTATAGTCTTTTACACATTAATGAATATGGTATTTGTGAAAATGTCCATTGATTGGTGGTATACTTGATTAGTGGTACCCAAAAAAGTGTATAAGTAAAATTTCcatataaattaaacatatatattattcttttgagtttgaaaattagatatgtatatgattttggatgattttaaaataactatattttgataaaaagtcgtgtaaaatatattttttattatttttcaaggaattaatttttatttactttttaataaaatttcattatttctaaaaatagttattttgaaTTCgattgaatattataaataaataaatatattgccTTAACTAATTCAAACTATCTCTTcactaaatatttttgaatataatatataaactattatagatatcaactatatataaatatcaatgtgtaaattttatattggtGTGAAGTATTGATTTAGTATATTTagtattatgaaaatattatttacttaagTGTATTAATTTagtattgttattattatttttaattggaTATAAGTAATTATATCAAGATAATGAACTATCTAATAACAGCATACAattatttaatgtttaaaaattatatacagtACAAGGATAAACCAAACTACCTGTAAACATGGGGTAGATGAAATACTTCACTTGTGGTCCAAAAATTAAGAACAAacaataaaagtttttttattgaatGGTGAAAAAAGAgtggatgatttttttttgtcacaaaccaACTTCATTCATTTACTTAGTTTGGTGGGGGAATTAAATCATCCACAACCACCCCGTGTTCAAACAAAGACAAAGCATTCTTTGCTATCACATCTGCATCCATGTTTTTTAGACGAGAAATCCATTTGAAGGCAACAATCTCAAATGCACTTGACAAGCTTAGAATATCTTCCACAATACCATACAGCTCCAATGGCGCTTCTTCCCCGTTGATGAACTTAATCAACTGAGCAGAGTCAGATTCAAATCTCACAGCTTTTCTTCCTTGGGCTTGGCAGGCAGCAACCGCATCTCGGAGGGCTAGCCCTTCTGCAACTAGCGGCGAAGGGATGAAGCTGACACCTCTCTTCCCCCAACAGCTCTGCTCCGGGTTCGTCACGATCCAGCTCAATCCTGCATCGTGTGTTGTTGCTGACCAAGCGGCATCCGATTGGGCTATCGAGTCAACCTTGAGGGTAAGTTCCAAGGGTTTCCCTAAGGGCCGCTTCTCTACTTGTACATGTGCCACCTCCCACTCCTTAGCTGCACCTATAGCCTGCAATAGTACATCCGCCGGATTCCCAGCAAAATTTTCAAACACATACTTGTTCCTTGCCTTCCACAGAGTCCAAAAGATCCATGGCACTAGAGGAGTAGATATGATTCGTGTTGGAGGTAGGCATTTGAGGGAGTGCATCTCCGACCACTCGGCTCTCAAATCTGTCAATCCTGCTCAAACAGCCCCAAAAAGAAATTGTCGACTGGTTAATCTATGGATATAAGCATAGTCAGTTATTTGTTTCCattcaaattaaatttaatatcatCCTAAATTGTTTCAATAgcaatatatattaatagataCAAAagtaattaaatgaataatatcctaacttataaaatcatattagaaATAAATCATACCTAGATGCAATATTGCACTTAATATCATTTTCATCTAATTATGCTttgaaaaatgtatattatattgcaaacatgtttttttttaatatgtggtTTGATTTGAAATCGCCTCTGGTTAAATTTTGCTGATACGAAATATTAGTAACAACATATacaatattataattatctatACAGTTTAGAAGTCGCCAATAATGCCTAGCGCCGCTTAGACGATTGGCCAGAACACTTTCTTGAACaccgatattttttttaattaacaaagttaataatgaaaaataataccaatatcaaattttattcagttttcggatttatatatgatattttattatatattcagCTTTTGGATtttatgataaattttattaactATATAGTAATTTAAGCAGTtgagacaaacaaaaaaaaaatagttacgtgtatctatttatataaaagagAGTTTCCTCTCTCCTGGGCGTGCCACGTCAGCATCCACGTCAGAAAATCGAAGGCCCTAGGCGTGACACGTGTCCATGTAATTGAAACTCACTGTTTCATTAAACGAAATATGTACGTgggttttttttgtatatgagCTTTATGAACTTTAAGCCTCTCAACCCTCTCTTCCAGCCCAAAGTAAATCAATCGTAAGCCTCTCAACCCTAGGCCTCTTTCGGATTTTACGGTTCAAGCCACTCTTTCTTCTCCGCCGTTCCAGAGTCTGAGCTGTGGAAGTCGACATGAAGAATCTATTCGTAGGGTTTTGATCGCGTTGTTTGATCTTCGTTTTAACAATCCAAAATGCCTCCGGTTACAGATTCATCGTGTTAACCCCTTTTTAAATCCATCAACCACGATCTATCATTCAATTCGAGTTTCTCTTAGGCAAGGCGGTGTATCTTCAAGTATAAAAAGGTTAGTCTTCATTCCCTTGAAACCATCTTCTCAGTCAAAACAATGcagtaaacttatttttttaaattgatcgAAAAAGTTTGACAGTGTTTTGAAAGAGATAAAGCTTATGGCTTCAGTTGACATGATTAACTGAAGACGTCTTTTAATTGTGTGTAGTGTTCTTCACTAGGTGATAAACAGAGCATCAGATGGAGGAATGCCACCTCTTTATGTGGCTGCTCTGGAGCGACACATAGAGACAGACAGTGCAGTTACTTTTGATGTGGGAGCTTTTCTTGCTCAGATCACTGCCACAATAGATCGTAGAGGTTATTCTTCTAAAGGAGGTGGTTGCTTACCATTTTGATGAAAACAAGAGATAGAGCTTTGAGAGAATGGTTGGTAGAGAAAACTGgagaaaacataaacataaattttgGTTCTGGATATCCTAGAGGTATACTATGTTTATTCCtcaaatctttttcttttagtAACTTTTTGTACAGTAATACAATTTAGATCCTGAGACAGAGGCATGGTTAAAGCAACACAAACATTTTGTGTGATCACCTCCTCCACCAAGCGAATGCATATAAGATTATGAATGTGAATGAAAATACCAAACGGTTGGCCTCGGAAAATAAGTCACAtggaatcatttttttttgtttgttgctcTTCGTTCTCTCAATCACTTAGCACCTGATAACTAATTTGTgtacaattatatatttgaaaaggtTTCAGCATGATGTCTACCTTATGTCACAATTTTGGTGAGCTACTATTCTACTTTCACATCTGGAAATCATGAATTTCTCAATTTTTAAAGTCATATTTTCCCCATCCGAGTTTAGTTTCTTCTTCCATAATCATGAAAGcttcttttattaaaaatctacATCAGCTAATGGTATTTTAAATAGATTGTGTGAGGGTGCAGCAACATCATAGAAGTTTGCTGGAGGGATTTACAAAGACTCAAGTGAGCACACTTGCAGTGAGGGAGAAATTAAAGTTGATGTCATACATTTTAGATTATGATTCCAGAGAAGTAATAGCATTTTCTGTTGCAAATTTTGTGGTGTCTATCACAGACCCGTTCCTTGGATTAATAGTTGCATGCATTCATGTTGACTGATATATCATGGTGAGCCACTGGCCTATTTTTTAGATTCATCATTTGTTAATGAATACACGTATTCTTCTATGACAGATGCGAAGTTTGGAGGTCATAGAGAAACACCAGATGAAACAAGAGTGACAAGCATAAAGGAAGAAGACAATTTGTTCCCATCATTTGTGTGTCATTCGTATAATTTAAGAAACAGAGGTGATCTAAGTTTTATTGATAATGAAGCTTTGatgaataatatttatattactaCCATATTTGTCTGTCTTTCTATACAAGATGAATAAAGAAGTGTGTTCAGACAATTATTGAGCACTTACATCCGATAAAAGAAAAATGGTAATCACAGTCATCAGTCTCATGTTATATAGAAATCTAAAACTCATTCGAATTATATAACATATCCACTGAAAAACTTATTCAAAACAATGCAGGAAAATTGGTGTGCTAAAAACACTTATTCCAGtgataatattaaaactttaaaagtaaaattgtaaTATAAAAAAGGTTactaaaaataaacatatataagagGTTCTTTACCAAAATAGATAAGAGGTCAAGCTAAATACGACAAAGAAGAAGACCAAACTACATTCCCATTTTTAGTGCtttactcatttttttatttcaaaattataaatattttataataatacaaattgtatGCGAAGGTAAAAAGAATtttgtgttccaaaaaaaaagaattttatgtTCCGAACTTACAGCAAACAACCATATGAAGTTTTTGTATATattctgacaatttttttaaaaaaaatatatacagactattctaagaattttaataaaaatgaaaatacattaGAAAAGATATCATAATTTAATGAGAAATTGCTTAAAATACCGTATTTTAGATACCACACCCaaatcttaattattatttttaacaaaacattatttgatttatttttaataatctaTTTTGATTCTACGATATAAGATGTTGATTAACATGTATTTTTCCCTTTAATGGGGGTCAATAGGAGAATTCATGGACCAGCGATACACAAATATATAACCAGCGCTTAGTATCTAATATCTATAATGTCTCATATCTTCATTCTTGGAATATGGATGATGAAAACCAAGAATCtcataaaaactaataatatgtaaaaatgatatttatagagaaatttAGTTTTCATAACATAAGAATCTCATGAGTGTTTGATTGGTAGAAGATGTGGATTTAATTATTTTGCTTTAGAATATAAGCTATAAAAGTTTTTGTTGTAGCTACAGATTTTATTGATGtagatatatattaataatttccAACCCACTAAATATAAAACTCTAGAAAAAATGATTTCCATaaccaatatttttttcaattataatttttgggctgtagttttaaattaattttcttagaacatgattgataaatttatgtgtttgtgaaaaagaaaagtATAGAAAGCATTCAGAGTAATTACCAATCACCTTTGAAAACTATTGTATGTTTCTCGACGTTTAtgaaatttcagaaaaaatattcaataaaaaattaactgtttgccttttatcaaggtatttacaaaaaaaaaattattagatccAACATTTTTGAAATCGGAAGAAAATTTTTAACAATCccattttatctttcatgtatacTTCTAGAGATTTTGGTGAGAATTTAAACTCTTAGccactaattataaaataaaaattagcgAATAGGATGCACATAGGAGTTaggaaataaaaattttaaatgattggAATTTCAACCTATTTTTTTACTGTAATAacgttttttaaataatgtaattttagcattatttatgttttgcaTTCTGATAAGTTAAAATTcatttaagtaatttatatttttttatagtttccaATATATACtacatatttaaatatgataacataatattttaattgaataaagaatttatgaaaatataaataataaaaccaatcTGTTTACATAATAGTAATAGTAAACAAATATAACTAACTtacaaaaatcttaaataatttCCAAAAATACTAACCTACAATAgtaatagcaaaaaaaaaacaattaaccaACCAATCATGGATTCAGAATTATCacaaaaactacaaaaatacCACCTACACCTATCCacacaatataatatattatacgcCGCAACCAACTAATATAGATATAAACATAGAAATCATACATGATTAATTTTAACTAACATATATACATAATCCTTCTACGCACCAAcattcttaaaatccttaaatattataatacatTTCACTTGAGTGAGTGATGTAAATAGTGAAGTTAATACAACGTatatcaaaaccaaaacaacaaaaaaacatatgataaaAATGGTTGAATGATTTACTTGTTATAAATACTTTTTAGCGACAAAATATCTAACGGTTTACACGTTTCGAATATCAATTTGTATCTTGATTAAGAATCCCAATGTTATTACAAATGGTGTGTATCAGTTCGACGCCAGGGAATAATCAACCCATATCATCAAAATCGTATATATACATCAACATCGACATAAAGAAGAGTCTACCTTGTCATCTTATGGTCAGTCCTTGTCATCTTATTGGTGGTCACAGTGAAAGAATAAAGGATCCCTAACTTTTTGTAGCTCTTGGAACAATGTAACGTcgttttttgtttcaaaacacATCTCAAAAAAATTATTCCCCACCgtaaaattataatcttttgAAGAATCCTCTTATGAAATTATATTGCTCGCTGCCCGTGAAAACGACGCATGTGGAACGCACGAcgaaaaataaacaatttacTATTTTGTCAACTGTATAAATTATTACAATTGTCTTACTtaaaccattagacaacttgATTGGTTTATCGGCATCGAATGAATTTTATATGCATCTGGCACTAATTATAAAACATGTTCCGATAAATTTGACAACATTCTGACTTTTAGGTTACTAAGACCAGCATTTATCGCAGGTTTCTAAGATGGTTTTAGGAAGAAAAATAGTGCGCGGATCCCACCATTTTAGAAAAAACAGATAACAAAAGTCGTGAAAGAGTGATTGACTTTTGCATGTTTCTTGTACTGTTTGCGGACCCCACATATATGTGACGATCCGCGATTGgttaccttttttatttttttttaatcagataaaaaaaaattaaattttttagttgatgttgtcaaaaaaaaaaaaaaaattaagaaacccaaaaacaAGTTTACCGATAATCCTGCTCTAAACATTCTGACTTTTAGTTTACTAAACTATATGGACCAAGTGTGTGTATTTGACAACGTTCGAAACCATAGTTCTTAACAGTTGCTGTAAATGGACCaagtgtgtgtgtatatatgtgTGATCATAATTTTAGCATGTTATTTTCCAAGCATTGAACACATGATTTATATGATGTGTGATTGGAAAATATGGAGTAAACGGGAGAAACATCAAAAGGTGAAAATGAGAGAAAAAGTAAAATATGGGAGAGAGGGTAAtataaagtaatatatttaCCTAGCTTGAGTTAGAGTATATGTGTCAGTGCATTTTACCTTCTTTCAACAGTAATTAGAGGAACTAAGGAGGAAAAGAGATTTCACATGATTGGTATATTTTTACAGTAAATAAAAGTAACTATTTTTCATCTTGATTATTTACTCTAAATGTCTTATACACTCAAAGCCGATAAGCAACACTTGAGTGAAAGCAAACTTCACACGATCAAACCTTCGTGCAATACAACACATAAAATACCGGTGTGGGGTTTTAGGAAGGCATTTAACGCTGAAATCAGTACGAATAGTTAAGAAAATGGAAACAACTGTCGGGAAGCTATCTTTTAAGGCTTTTCGAGACATGAAAAACATAGAAGTCCTAGATCTCCATGTTAGTGTGAAGTGAACCTTATTGGAGACAATTAGAGTCTAGAGTCAGCCATGAGCAGAAGCAAGAGAAGTTTGGACATTTGGCCTTAATCCAAATTAAGTATTTATTCGTTTGTATAATCTCATAAAGATTTCAAGTGCAGTCTAATGGTAAATGTAGATGtttgtaaaattttggataaatgACTTAGATAgtacaaaaaattattatgacGAAATTAGCACACAAGgaaaaaaatgattatattaACACTAGTTGAAAAATAAAATCGCTAAATTACTTCAAATCCTAAACTTTTACTCTAACCACATCTCCTAAACACTTACCTTAAATCCTAATGATTAAAtccaaacagaaaataaaaatatatttttactttaaattagtattattttttcatttttcccTTTTATATGCTAATTTTGGAATGATAGAGTGTTTTAGTACTAATTTAGGGTATATCTTTCAATTTTTACAGTTCAATTTTCTTTAATAGCCATATGTTATAAACCatactagatgataacccgcgCCCTACGCGGGATGAGAAGATTTAAATAGATTTTTGAATCAATAGGTATTAGAAAGTTAATAGTCTTAGAAAGAAATATTACATGTTATATAATAAGGAGGATTCAACGAAAGTGTGTATGTCTATATAAATTAagcttggatttttttttaaaaacttgtgtatttgttttgtttaattgaaGTATATTTCGTGGAAATGAATCCATAAGAGTAAgcaaaaaacttatataaaataaattatgaagtaaagataaaaacgaaacaaaagcaataaaattattgttttcataaaataaattataaatataaaataaaacgaaacataagcaaaataatactaaaatatgaaagaaacaaaatataatataggaTACAACTTTACGGATGAGGAGATGTAGGGGGGTTATTGGGCAAAGAATTTAGAGgagttattaaattttgagattcctttgttattggtttgtgaatttttaaaatctaaatagaaTATATTGTTATTGGGggtgatgatttttaaattccactcaaaaacatttgttattggaaaagtttagttttcattgattttaaaattctattaaaatctGTTGTTATTGGgatgtaaattttctttgtttttactcatagtactcaactttgagaatatcatctatacccataagatttttgaaatcaatgtaataaaatacactaacatacaaaaactcaaattgaagaatgaaataatatacaaatcacaactttaacataatacaattcacaagtaaaaaaaatagaaaaaaatattaaaaatataaaataaaaattgtaaaaatagttttaaaaagcactttcaaatttttttaaaaaacatttcaaaataataattcaaaattttttttacaaaaattcaaatttaaaacatatatttcgaaattatataaaaaaatattttttgttttttattatttatatatctataaagtaagaagtaaaaattaaattttttggtcattttatttcttgagatcttttttgtgacaaaaacttttttaaaaattgtttaagaatTGCCTTAattgaaatgattttctttccttttttttctaccaccattaatttcttactttaaaatttaataacaatcaatagaattctatacacaagtaatgaaaatctatgtaaaagtatttgataaaatttgttaaatctagttaacttgtaaaatcctctcaactattaaaatcatcaaatttcACAGAAATTCATATTCCAATAACCCCCCTGTAATCATACGGCCttgtatttatatatgcaaGACGCGGGCCGATGGCAATTATAGCTATTTGCCATAATTATTTCcgtaaaatcaattaaaattatgtCCAAGGCAAAATATTCACTTCccatttatattcaaaatactgaattttgaaAACTTGCCTTGATCGTTGCTATGCGAATTTATTAGAATAGTATAGGAAACAAACTGAGATTCTAGTCaactaaattaaattcaaaattagtCACTGAAGatcaaaaatatgattatatgatTCGGTTTCGACGATGAATTTCCATTACCAAATTCGGCCAATATTAATGAGTACATATATAACCGGAATTAGTGTTATATTTAGCTTCATATTTCCTAATTTGAAATATTCATACGGCAATCATGCATTGTCACGCAAGTATTGTGTGGTTGACAATGCCTTTATGatctttgaaaatta
Protein-coding regions in this window:
- the LOC106383159 gene encoding outer mitochondrial transmembrane helix translocase-like, translating into MKTEFMALWDRFSTDPNVRVMVLAATNRPSELDEAIMRRLPQAFEIGIPERKERAEILKVTLKGERVEPDIDYDHLARLCEGYTGSYIFELCKKVPRPMSQLDLEKVLATSKKTQVAASEYCGLRWSREPNEMEAAISGISKLLVSRFINLQSGSQDKTIHVCL